aggctggacggggctctgagcaacctgagctggtgcagatgtccctgcccatggcagggggggcactgggggagctggggaggtcccttccagcccaagctattctgtgattctctggaGCACAGagggggctgagggaggtggcagccggcaccgggctggctggcagtgctgtgccGTGGCAGTTACGGGTtgtgcagggctctgcagggaggctggaggaggcagTTTCAGCATCACAGGGTTGTTCGGCAGTTACAGAGCTGTCCTGCCTCAGAGCCTGTGGTTGTGCCCAGTCCTTCCCCGCAAATGCCCAAAAACTCCTTTTCCTCCCTAGTAGCTgccccctgctgctccccaccgCCTTGGTTTGGCACATCAGCAGAACATTTTCCATTAGAATTACCCACCccaagaaagaaacaagcacAAAAAAGTCAGCCCAGCACCTTTGGCTGAGATGCTCAGGCCCAAAAATAGCCCAAGAGGCAGAAAGATACATCCATTACACACCACGAGCCGTCAGAGGCTCCAAAAACCAGCAAAGCTCAGAGACAGCACACAGGCTAATGGTCATTATCCAGCCGTCACTTCTGAGCAGGCTGGGACAGTCCCTGAGGGGCACAAACCTCTTGTCGCAGCACCCTCGGCATTGGCATACAGGACTTGCaaggaggaggtggcagcaaTCGGGGATCCCTTGGGGACGGGTACGCCAGCACTCATGCCCCAAACACAGCAGGAGCACCTCCAGGCCAATACCTGGCCCCAAGGGCAAGCGGCCGCTGGCCCCTGCTCTCTTTTTCTAGCAGGACAGGGCTCAGAGATGTGGGCATGGGGCTGCCCAGCCCTCCTCTggccctcctgcacccccagctccagcccctcccTGCGTGAGGACCGTGCTTGTCCCCCCTCTCTCAtgcctccctgtccccaacACCTCTCCATGGCCCCACACAGCGCTCTGGCACGCAGAGTGTGTCCCAGGGGAGCAGGGGACAAGCTGGTCCCAGCTCAGCCTCACCGCGCTTCAgccaccctccccagccctgcccgctgcGGCCGGGCTCTGGGGACCTTCTGTCTGCAccctgctctgggctggggGTATTTAGATGGAAGGAGGGATGCTCTGGGGAGACAGAAATCCTTGCTCTGGGAAGCACATCAAGGGGGTCACACTGCACAGGGGGTGAGGAGggaggggcgggcaggggggcGTTACTTGGTGCCCTCGTCCGGGTTGCCTTCACCATctgtcttcccttcctcctccgtCTTCTGGTCGTCTGTGTTCAGTCTCTGCTGTTTTTTCCGGCGCACACATTtcaccaccaccagcaccaggATGACCAAAGCCAAGAAGCCGCCCACAGAGGTGCCCACGATGAGAGCCACTGTCGAGTCGTGCTTCGGGGGCTCTGGGgagacagggcaggggctcaggGCAGGCAGCCCCCAGCCGGGGCAGCCGGTGGGAGCAACAGGGAACAGGCAGGGCTTGCTCTGGCCGCCGGGGAGCAAACCCTGCGCCTGTGAAGCAGAGGGAAGGCAGGGCGCGGGGCGGCACCCGTGGGTGCCTGCCGGCAGAGGGGACGGCTCTACCACTGACCTTGGGTGAGCACCTTCAGGTTGATGCTGGCGTGGCCCCGCTGTCGGTCCGGGGGGTTGAGGACATAGCAATTGTAGGTGCCCTCGTCCTCCAGCTGCACATTTTTGAGGGTGAAGGACACGTCGTACTTGGTGGGGTTCCCGGTGAACTCCACCCGGTTCCCAAAGCGGTCCAGCTG
This region of Caloenas nicobarica isolate bCalNic1 chromosome 26, bCalNic1.hap1, whole genome shotgun sequence genomic DNA includes:
- the SCN2B gene encoding sodium channel subunit beta-2; this translates as MSPANNPGVRKKQTTTTKIHTYTRFSPYTKKSFKMSLEAWLPPPTLFLTGLSLLLSLAPTGLGMEVMAPPTINALNGSSVKLSCTFNSCYKVENKQFSLNWTYQECWNCSEELFLQFRTKIMNKQLDRFGNRVEFTGNPTKYDVSFTLKNVQLEDEGTYNCYVLNPPDRQRGHASINLKVLTQEPPKHDSTVALIVGTSVGGFLALVILVLVVVKCVRRKKQQRLNTDDQKTEEEGKTDGEGNPDEGTK